A window of the Osmia lignaria lignaria isolate PbOS001 chromosome 2, iyOsmLign1, whole genome shotgun sequence genome harbors these coding sequences:
- the LOC117605944 gene encoding FUN14 domain-containing protein 1 isoform X3 has product MPKLHKNTLKSKGTKLFKRIKMSLPTTKKSKNDANKEESGIDISKEAKGIIDKILGDVSKTSATKQIIIGTASGWLTGFVTMKVGKVAAVAVGGGIIMLQIAAHQGYIRINWDKIQKKAEKITDKVEEKVTGEGPKLLDKVGKWSKNNSFVATSFIGGFIIGLAS; this is encoded by the exons ATGCCCAAACTGCACAAGAATACCCTTAAGTCGAAAGGaacaaaattgtttaaacg TATTAAAATGAGTCTACCAACAACAAAGAAAAGCAAAAATGATGCTAATAAAGAAGAAAGTGGTATTGATATTTCTAAAGAAGCGAAAGGTATAATAGATAAGATTTTAGGAGATGTGAGCAAGACATCTGCTactaaacaaattattattggAACAGCATCAGGATG GCTTACTGGTTTTGTAACAATGAAGGTTGGAAAAGTAGCTGCAGTTGCAGTTGGTGGTGGAATTATAATGTTGCAAATTGCAGCGCATCAAGGTTACATAAGAATCAACTGGGATAAAATTCAAAAGAAAGCTGAAAAAATTACAgataaagtagaagaaaaagttACCGGCGAAGGACCAAAACTTCTTGATAAG GTAGGAAAATGGAGTAAAAACAATTCATTTGTGGCAACGAGTTTCATTGGTGGTTTCATTATTGGCTTAGCATCCTGA
- the LOC117605944 gene encoding FUN14 domain-containing protein fndc-1 isoform X2: MSLPTTKKSKNDANKEESGIDISKEAKGIIDKILGDVSKTSATKQIIIGTASGWLTGFVTMKVGKVAAVAVGGGIIMLQIAAHQGYIRINWDKIQKKAEKITDKVEEKVTGEGPKLLDKVERYVDKKLDKAEQLLKNGESRTRRWYHSITGDKSLQTSELHFFLASFVAGLALSAAIYN; this comes from the exons ATGAGTCTACCAACAACAAAGAAAAGCAAAAATGATGCTAATAAAGAAGAAAGTGGTATTGATATTTCTAAAGAAGCGAAAGGTATAATAGATAAGATTTTAGGAGATGTGAGCAAGACATCTGCTactaaacaaattattattggAACAGCATCAGGATG GCTTACTGGTTTTGTAACAATGAAGGTTGGAAAAGTAGCTGCAGTTGCAGTTGGTGGTGGAATTATAATGTTGCAAATTGCAGCGCATCAAGGTTACATAAGAATCAACTGGGATAAAATTCAAAAGAAAGCTGAAAAAATTACAgataaagtagaagaaaaagttACCGGCGAAGGACCAAAACTTCTTGATAAG GTCGAGAGATATGTTGATAAAAAACTAGATAAAGCTGAACAGTTGTTGAAAAATGGCGAATCTCGTACACGACGTTGGTACCACTCTATAACTGGTGATAAGTCGCTTCAAACTTCAGAATTGCATTTTTTCCTTGCATCATTTGTAGCCGGTTTAGCGCTTAGTGCGGCTATTTACAACTAG
- the LOC117605944 gene encoding FUN14 domain-containing protein fndc-1 isoform X1 → MPKLHKNTLKSKGTKLFKRIKMSLPTTKKSKNDANKEESGIDISKEAKGIIDKILGDVSKTSATKQIIIGTASGWLTGFVTMKVGKVAAVAVGGGIIMLQIAAHQGYIRINWDKIQKKAEKITDKVEEKVTGEGPKLLDKVERYVDKKLDKAEQLLKNGESRTRRWYHSITGDKSLQTSELHFFLASFVAGLALSAAIYN, encoded by the exons ATGCCCAAACTGCACAAGAATACCCTTAAGTCGAAAGGaacaaaattgtttaaacg TATTAAAATGAGTCTACCAACAACAAAGAAAAGCAAAAATGATGCTAATAAAGAAGAAAGTGGTATTGATATTTCTAAAGAAGCGAAAGGTATAATAGATAAGATTTTAGGAGATGTGAGCAAGACATCTGCTactaaacaaattattattggAACAGCATCAGGATG GCTTACTGGTTTTGTAACAATGAAGGTTGGAAAAGTAGCTGCAGTTGCAGTTGGTGGTGGAATTATAATGTTGCAAATTGCAGCGCATCAAGGTTACATAAGAATCAACTGGGATAAAATTCAAAAGAAAGCTGAAAAAATTACAgataaagtagaagaaaaagttACCGGCGAAGGACCAAAACTTCTTGATAAG GTCGAGAGATATGTTGATAAAAAACTAGATAAAGCTGAACAGTTGTTGAAAAATGGCGAATCTCGTACACGACGTTGGTACCACTCTATAACTGGTGATAAGTCGCTTCAAACTTCAGAATTGCATTTTTTCCTTGCATCATTTGTAGCCGGTTTAGCGCTTAGTGCGGCTATTTACAACTAG